One Fontisphaera persica DNA window includes the following coding sequences:
- the nuoF gene encoding NADH-quinone oxidoreductase subunit NuoF — protein MPQEYRMILKHVDQAGYTPDLECYVRHGGYQTLRKAVALKPVTTAEGKTESGPEQIRKEVMLSGLRGRGGAGFSCGLKWSFVDRKSGKPIYLICNADESEPGTFKDRQIIYKDPHQLIEGMIISSYANDVHLAFIYIRGEFAEGAKILNRALAEARAAGYLGQNILGSGYDLEIYVHRGAGAYICGEETGLIESLEGKRPYPRIKPPYFPAVLGLYQCPTIVNNVETLCAVKHIVEMGGAAYARLGTPNNTGTRIVSLSGHVRRPGYYEIEVGKVTLGELIFHENFGQGLRPGRTLKAVIPGGSSAKVFKAGEKITLRRKRPDGSTSVQEMDLLDLPYDFDTIAAAGSMSGSGAIIVMDDTADMVAALANLAEFYAHESCGQCTPCREGALWMSKILHRMDTGRGRAGDPAQLLHLAQNIQGRTVCAFGEACSWPVLSFVSKFREDFEARGGGPAPKNS, from the coding sequence ATGCCGCAAGAGTATCGGATGATTTTGAAGCATGTGGACCAGGCCGGTTATACACCGGATTTGGAATGCTACGTGCGGCATGGGGGTTACCAGACGTTGCGGAAAGCGGTGGCGCTGAAGCCGGTAACGACCGCTGAAGGCAAGACAGAGTCCGGACCGGAGCAAATCCGCAAGGAGGTCATGCTGTCAGGGCTGCGGGGGCGTGGCGGGGCCGGTTTCTCGTGCGGACTGAAGTGGTCCTTTGTGGACCGCAAAAGCGGAAAACCGATTTATTTGATCTGCAATGCAGATGAATCGGAGCCGGGAACCTTCAAGGACCGGCAGATCATTTACAAGGATCCCCATCAACTGATAGAGGGGATGATCATTTCCTCCTACGCCAATGATGTGCATCTGGCGTTTATTTACATCCGCGGCGAATTCGCCGAAGGGGCCAAAATCCTGAACCGGGCCCTGGCGGAGGCGCGGGCGGCAGGGTACTTGGGGCAAAACATCCTGGGCAGTGGCTATGATTTGGAGATTTATGTGCATCGGGGTGCGGGAGCCTATATTTGCGGGGAAGAAACCGGCTTGATTGAGTCGCTGGAGGGCAAGCGTCCGTACCCGCGCATCAAACCGCCCTATTTTCCGGCCGTGTTGGGGTTGTATCAATGCCCCACCATTGTCAACAATGTGGAGACGTTGTGTGCCGTCAAGCACATCGTGGAGATGGGCGGAGCGGCTTATGCTCGGCTGGGCACGCCGAATAACACCGGCACGCGGATAGTCAGTTTGAGCGGGCACGTGCGCCGGCCGGGATATTATGAGATTGAGGTGGGCAAGGTGACGCTGGGAGAACTGATTTTTCATGAAAACTTCGGGCAGGGTTTGCGGCCCGGCCGCACCCTGAAGGCAGTCATACCGGGTGGGTCATCGGCCAAAGTCTTCAAGGCCGGAGAAAAAATTACCCTCCGGCGGAAACGTCCGGATGGCAGTACCAGCGTGCAAGAGATGGATTTGCTGGATTTGCCCTACGATTTTGACACCATTGCGGCGGCGGGCAGCATGTCCGGCTCCGGGGCCATCATTGTGATGGATGACACGGCGGACATGGTGGCGGCGCTGGCAAATCTGGCGGAGTTTTACGCGCATGAGAGTTGTGGCCAGTGCACCCCCTGCCGGGAAGGGGCCTTGTGGATGAGTAAAATATTGCATCGCATGGATACAGGACGCGGCCGGGCAGGTGACCCGGCTCAATTGCTGCATCTGGCGCAAAACATCCAGGGGCGGACGGTGTGTGCCTTTGGCGAGGCCTGTTCCTGGCCGGTGCTGAGTTTTGTAAGCAAGTTCCGCGAGGATTTTGAGGCACGCGGCGGCGGCCCGGCCCCGAAGAACTCGTAG
- a CDS encoding cellulase family glycosylhydrolase: MVLLAPEFSRAAAPAAALVRVSPRDARYFELTDGTPYIPIGLNMIAPPGNRFEGMAEWMDELAKQGGNFIRVWLSNPYFDVEHVRSGEYDEEKARRIDELLAHAAARGIRVKMCMEHFRHLGEGTQRWAAKPLHLAQNGGPATNTAHFFDGEAGRRQFQEKIGWYGRRFGTHPYVFGWELWNEMNAIRAGDYMAWTEVMLPHLHRAFPSNLCMQSLGSFDTDGVRAHYRRLALMPGNDVAQVHRYLDLGARLTVCHGPVDVLAADAVRELLAVKPGKPVLLAESGAVEPNHSGPFKLYGADTNGVILHDVLFAPFFAGAAGPGHIWHWDSYVARNHLWFHFGRFAEAVKGVDPPAEGFEPQLVEVGPLRVYALVGRREVLLWCRDGRATWQTELQQGQAPPEVRDFRLSMQPFKISGVARASAYDPWKNQTQAVEVKTGGELVLPPFQRSLVVRILRK, from the coding sequence GTGGTCTTACTTGCTCCCGAATTCAGCCGGGCGGCCGCCCCGGCGGCGGCTTTGGTGCGGGTAAGCCCCCGCGATGCGCGATACTTTGAACTGACCGATGGCACGCCCTACATTCCCATTGGCCTCAACATGATTGCCCCGCCGGGCAATCGCTTTGAGGGAATGGCGGAGTGGATGGATGAGTTGGCCAAACAAGGCGGCAATTTCATCCGCGTATGGCTCAGCAATCCGTATTTTGATGTGGAGCACGTCCGCAGTGGGGAGTATGACGAGGAGAAAGCCAGGCGGATTGATGAATTGCTGGCGCACGCCGCGGCGCGAGGCATCCGGGTGAAAATGTGCATGGAGCACTTCCGCCATTTGGGGGAGGGGACCCAAAGGTGGGCGGCCAAACCGCTGCATCTGGCGCAAAATGGCGGGCCGGCGACCAACACGGCGCACTTCTTCGACGGCGAGGCGGGTCGGCGGCAGTTCCAGGAAAAAATCGGATGGTATGGGCGGCGCTTCGGGACGCATCCTTATGTGTTTGGGTGGGAGTTGTGGAATGAAATGAATGCCATTCGTGCCGGGGATTACATGGCGTGGACGGAAGTCATGTTGCCCCATTTGCATCGGGCTTTTCCCTCCAACCTCTGCATGCAAAGCTTGGGTAGCTTCGATACGGATGGGGTGAGGGCCCATTACCGGCGGCTGGCGCTGATGCCGGGCAATGATGTGGCACAAGTGCATCGGTATCTGGATTTAGGGGCGAGGTTGACCGTATGTCACGGGCCGGTGGATGTGCTGGCGGCTGATGCGGTGCGGGAGTTGCTGGCGGTAAAACCGGGCAAACCGGTGCTGTTGGCAGAGAGCGGGGCGGTGGAGCCTAATCACAGCGGGCCGTTCAAGTTGTATGGGGCGGACACGAACGGAGTAATTTTGCACGATGTTTTGTTTGCGCCATTTTTTGCGGGCGCCGCCGGGCCGGGGCACATCTGGCACTGGGACAGTTATGTGGCCCGCAACCATTTGTGGTTTCATTTTGGCCGGTTTGCCGAGGCGGTGAAGGGAGTGGACCCGCCGGCGGAAGGCTTTGAACCTCAACTAGTGGAGGTCGGACCATTGCGTGTCTATGCCTTGGTGGGGCGCCGGGAGGTGTTGCTGTGGTGCCGGGATGGACGCGCCACCTGGCAGACGGAGTTGCAGCAGGGACAGGCGCCTCCGGAGGTTCGGGATTTTCGTCTATCAATGCAGCCGTTCAAGATTTCCGGCGTGGCACGGGCCTCAGCCTATGACCCCTGGAAGAATCAGACGCAGGCGGTGGAAGTGAAAACAGGGGGGGAATTGGTGCTGCCGCCCTTCCAGAGATCTTTGGTGGTAAGAATCCTGAGGAAGTGA
- a CDS encoding exo-alpha-sialidase encodes MQRMGAAVLGLLLMTLASGKASTAAPPLELGRGAWGRLERLDDQRWLMVVTRFSTQEPSRLEVLLSTNACRAWQHVTDLREPGRKFDNGHLLRLPNGNLLLTGRSLVDGQSYHLPVYASAQGGRAWQRLSNIDAIEGNAAAQKRGLWEPFLFLLPDGRVSVIYSSEKHEGYSQILSQKTSQDGGHTWGAERHIVEEPRGGKLRPGMGVVSRLADGRYFLVYEVVGLGRGLVHYKISPDGEQWPGGLGTPIEGHEAAPYVITLSDGRLLLTSCQNTLSISEDTGRTWQRVGRETWPVSFRYTWPALYEIAPGEVLAVRSEGMIRLRWITLPTR; translated from the coding sequence ATGCAACGAATGGGAGCAGCGGTACTGGGTCTGCTATTGATGACCCTGGCGTCCGGCAAGGCCTCCACGGCGGCACCGCCCTTGGAGCTTGGTCGAGGAGCCTGGGGACGGCTGGAACGTTTGGATGACCAGCGCTGGTTGATGGTGGTGACACGTTTTTCAACCCAAGAGCCGAGCCGTCTGGAGGTACTGCTGAGCACAAACGCATGTCGTGCCTGGCAACACGTCACGGATTTGCGCGAGCCGGGACGCAAATTCGACAATGGCCATCTCTTGCGCCTGCCCAACGGCAATCTTCTGTTGACCGGCCGCTCCCTGGTGGATGGCCAATCCTATCATTTGCCGGTGTACGCCAGCGCTCAGGGCGGCCGGGCGTGGCAACGCCTCAGCAACATTGATGCGATAGAAGGTAACGCAGCCGCGCAAAAAAGAGGCTTGTGGGAGCCGTTTTTATTCCTGCTGCCTGATGGCCGGGTGAGTGTGATTTACTCCAGCGAAAAACACGAGGGTTACAGTCAGATTCTGTCGCAAAAAACCTCGCAGGACGGCGGTCATACCTGGGGAGCAGAGCGTCACATCGTCGAAGAACCAAGGGGCGGCAAATTGCGCCCTGGCATGGGCGTGGTCAGCCGGTTGGCGGACGGCCGCTATTTTCTGGTGTACGAGGTGGTGGGGTTGGGCCGCGGGCTGGTGCATTACAAAATCTCCCCTGATGGCGAACAATGGCCCGGCGGATTAGGCACGCCCATTGAAGGACATGAAGCGGCACCGTATGTCATCACCTTGAGCGATGGACGGCTGCTGTTGACGTCCTGTCAGAATACTTTGTCTATAAGTGAAGACACAGGACGCACCTGGCAACGCGTTGGACGCGAAACCTGGCCCGTCTCTTTTCGTTATACCTGGCCGGCTTTGTATGAAATTGCTCCCGGAGAAGTGTTGGCCGTGCGCTCCGAAGGCATGATCAGATTGCGATGGATCACTCTGCCCACCCGATAA
- a CDS encoding phosphatidate cytidylyltransferase yields the protein MADAITSPPGLSKRAIFLRRLGSSVVLWSTIIAALFSGIPWLSDAVVVLLLGLLAVTGQWEFYGMVGRRPLVCFRGWGIVCGLFLIVGTFVFLQAERHLYVRYPAGAVNDFEVGFLILFVLGLCLRQLTAKENPHGLTAIATTLLGLMYVPWLLNFIQKIIYFPGVDGRYYVLYFIVVTKLSDIGAYSVGSLIGRHKMIPRISPGKTWEGLGGALLFSLLGSVLWVALAPQTISGMTLGHALALGLLLGAAAVVGDLIESLFKREVGLKDSGRLFPGIGGILDLLDSLLFNAPLMYIYLRYILRLGE from the coding sequence ATGGCAGATGCGATAACCAGCCCGCCAGGGCTTTCCAAGCGGGCCATATTTTTGCGCCGACTGGGCAGTTCCGTGGTGCTCTGGAGCACCATCATTGCCGCCTTGTTCTCGGGCATCCCGTGGCTTTCAGACGCAGTAGTGGTACTGCTCCTGGGGCTTCTGGCCGTGACCGGCCAATGGGAATTTTACGGCATGGTGGGGCGCCGGCCATTGGTCTGCTTCCGTGGCTGGGGAATTGTCTGTGGGTTGTTTCTTATTGTGGGCACCTTTGTCTTCCTCCAAGCCGAGCGGCATTTGTACGTGCGTTATCCGGCCGGGGCGGTCAATGACTTTGAAGTCGGTTTTCTTATTCTTTTCGTGCTGGGCCTGTGCCTGCGCCAGCTTACGGCAAAGGAAAACCCCCATGGTCTCACGGCCATTGCCACCACCCTCCTGGGTCTGATGTATGTGCCGTGGCTTCTCAATTTCATTCAGAAAATCATTTATTTCCCCGGCGTGGACGGCCGTTATTACGTCCTTTATTTCATCGTGGTGACCAAATTGAGCGACATCGGCGCCTACAGCGTGGGGTCGCTGATTGGCCGGCACAAGATGATTCCACGCATCAGTCCCGGCAAAACGTGGGAGGGTCTGGGTGGCGCACTGCTCTTCAGCCTGCTGGGCAGTGTGCTCTGGGTGGCTCTGGCCCCCCAAACCATCAGCGGCATGACGCTGGGGCATGCCCTGGCGCTGGGGCTCTTGCTGGGCGCCGCCGCCGTCGTCGGCGATTTGATTGAATCCCTGTTCAAGCGCGAGGTGGGGTTGAAAGACTCCGGACGATTATTTCCGGGCATTGGGGGGATACTGGATTTATTGGACAGTTTGCTGTTTAATGCGCCATTGATGTATATCTATTTAAGATACATCTTGCGATTGGGTGAATAA
- a CDS encoding 1-deoxy-D-xylulose-5-phosphate reductoisomerase, with translation MKRVVLLGSTGSIGTSTLKVADDLPEHLRIVALAAGNNVELLREQVQRYQPLAVSVADPGKAAALRSTLPMPVHSGVEGLVKLATLPEADIVLIAIVGTAGLQPALAAIRAGKDIAIASKEILVMAGETVMAEARRHGVRVLAVDSEHSAIFQCLDGKPPESVRRLWLTASGGPFRNTPASEFPAITVERALQHPSWVMGRKITIDSATLFNKGLEMIEARWLFDIPMERVGVLVHPQSVIHSMVEFVDGSILAQLSTPDMCLPIQYALTYPVRLPSQRVQTDFPKIGTLTFEEPDLERFPALRLARQAGDIGGTLPAVLNAANEVAVSAFCERRINFPQITETVARTMEAHTVCAHPDLETILAADAWARATAAEVTRRLQK, from the coding sequence ATGAAACGGGTGGTATTATTGGGGAGCACGGGTTCCATCGGCACCAGCACCTTGAAGGTGGCGGATGATTTGCCAGAGCACTTGCGCATCGTCGCCCTGGCTGCCGGTAACAATGTGGAATTGTTGAGGGAGCAGGTCCAGCGCTACCAGCCGCTGGCCGTCTCGGTGGCCGACCCCGGCAAGGCCGCCGCTTTACGCTCCACCCTGCCCATGCCCGTGCATTCCGGGGTGGAAGGATTGGTCAAACTGGCCACCCTGCCGGAAGCCGATATTGTCTTGATTGCCATCGTGGGCACCGCCGGCCTGCAGCCCGCCCTCGCCGCCATCCGCGCCGGTAAGGATATTGCCATCGCCTCCAAAGAAATCCTGGTCATGGCGGGCGAAACAGTCATGGCCGAGGCCCGGCGGCACGGCGTGCGGGTGCTGGCGGTGGACAGCGAACACTCCGCCATTTTCCAATGCCTTGACGGCAAGCCACCGGAATCGGTGCGCCGTCTCTGGCTCACGGCCTCCGGCGGCCCCTTTCGCAACACGCCAGCGAGCGAATTCCCGGCGATTACCGTCGAGCGCGCGCTGCAGCATCCCTCCTGGGTCATGGGCCGCAAAATCACCATTGATTCCGCCACGCTCTTCAACAAGGGCCTGGAAATGATTGAGGCCCGCTGGCTGTTTGACATCCCCATGGAACGGGTGGGCGTGCTGGTGCATCCGCAAAGCGTCATTCATTCCATGGTGGAGTTTGTGGACGGCTCCATCCTGGCCCAGCTCTCCACCCCCGATATGTGCCTGCCCATCCAATACGCCCTGACCTATCCCGTCCGCCTGCCCAGCCAGCGCGTGCAAACCGATTTCCCCAAAATCGGCACGTTGACTTTTGAGGAGCCGGACCTGGAGCGTTTTCCCGCCTTGCGGCTGGCCCGCCAGGCCGGAGACATTGGCGGCACCCTGCCGGCCGTCCTCAACGCCGCCAATGAAGTGGCTGTCAGCGCCTTTTGCGAACGGCGCATTAATTTCCCGCAAATCACCGAGACCGTGGCCCGGACGATGGAAGCGCACACAGTGTGCGCCCACCCTGATTTGGAAACCATCCTCGCCGCCGACGCCTGGGCTCGCGCCACGGCGGCGGAAGTCACCCGCCGCCTGCAAAAGTGA